A genomic stretch from Methylophilus medardicus includes:
- a CDS encoding prepilin-type N-terminal cleavage/methylation domain-containing protein has translation MAGFTLVELVIVIVVMAILGGISVSFIKNSVLAYVNSEAYFELADRADFSLRRMSRDIRNALPNSVWVSAAGDYVEFVPIKAGGRYQQDSLDFTQAADDFTVLGEPVSVANGDKLVIYNLGIAGADVYNGDNIRALATYFGNNLSTLRFSGGTFPLPSPASRFYVVNTAVAYVCDLPNRRLLMVSNIAMPSAHPANFNGANASVVVEDVTGCNFTYTEGVMQHSGVITAELVLTRNGGVARLVNLINVVNSP, from the coding sequence ATGGCCGGGTTTACCCTGGTGGAGCTAGTGATCGTGATTGTGGTCATGGCCATTTTGGGTGGCATTTCGGTCAGCTTTATTAAAAACTCAGTATTGGCGTATGTGAACTCCGAGGCTTATTTTGAGTTGGCTGATCGCGCAGACTTTTCATTGCGACGCATGTCGCGAGATATTCGTAATGCGTTACCCAACAGTGTATGGGTGTCGGCAGCAGGCGATTACGTTGAATTTGTGCCGATTAAAGCGGGTGGTCGTTATCAGCAAGATTCACTAGATTTTACTCAAGCAGCGGACGATTTTACGGTGCTTGGGGAGCCTGTTTCGGTGGCGAATGGTGACAAGCTGGTGATTTACAACCTCGGCATTGCTGGCGCCGACGTCTACAACGGTGACAATATCCGCGCCTTGGCTACTTATTTTGGCAACAACTTATCGACCTTGAGATTTTCCGGCGGTACTTTTCCCTTACCTTCTCCTGCCAGCCGTTTTTACGTGGTAAACACTGCAGTGGCTTACGTGTGTGATCTACCCAATCGGCGCTTGTTGATGGTCTCCAACATCGCGATGCCTTCGGCACATCCGGCCAATTTTAATGGTGCCAATGCCAGCGTGGTGGTTGAGGATGTCACTGGTTGTAATTTTACCTACACTGAGGGCGTGATGCAGCACTCCGGGGTCATCACCGCAGAGTTGGTGCTCACAAGAAACGGCGGCGTGGCCCGGCTGGTCAACTTAATCAATGTGGTGAATTCGCCATGA
- a CDS encoding DUF6701 domain-containing protein yields MPRLIKGLLINLLLIVMLSYSGFACAVVTQLNKNGGTNSSNGLQISISETTQMQVKRLGSGQLYNPGSFPDNNLLDNGVYIRFNNRMYGLRHFAYSTPTAFNSDSITAEQPTTVSQGVTQTATSTLVLTSSSLSTPRVSIAWKYTYPLDYVTAEVTLTIPLTATVSASNPVRYYHAVDTYLGGSDNGCGVRYTDTNGKLVVGTYPLSNNNCPSSNALPPNLDVVESFRERSGKFDHYCVGFWSDFWSTASNAPGCAISKTGSLADTISTTYQDTGAAIEYDFTAPGIYTFSYDFVVGSTFVPNYDHLEIRHGGSATLCPAEIKVLACLSSAVPCPDNQLVSSGSLQGSLTFSPTTPAVSESPDPFDVGSNQSIATVTVQGTAAGTYTLGATGLTKTPLSGVKCYNTANNSQNCSFTFTNTPCVSTFECMENSLTYNNLQTNGSARNPLYTKVLGQSFDVDVVALLANGAQSSGYSATLGLTVNLVTDDAGSCGSTIVATKQVAFAAADNGRKKVTFASTDLLRAYPNLRCKVTDLALLKTGCSSDNFAVRPQSLTVASTNATQSSPSPSSTPVFKAGVSSTDTGTNFNLNTSSGELGYNGTPLIDNTKLVAHSGAPVVGQVNGSFPAATLGSSSGNAFKYSEVGHFKVSAQGVYDNSYTAVDSAKGDCDDVSAPFENNPSVTPKKYGCRFGNTSESSFFGRFIPDHFTVTPNLATTLACNTFVYYGQDTATTPGLLTPFTLIAQNAANATTQNYTGNSYAKFDLSGWNNYRFSTTPLNGATLLASQMSPAVTGTWSNGTASVSARHRLSRPASEVNPANVVLSAQPQETDSTVLIDSTQTALTGSIPFRYGRLAVTPAHGSELLPLVVPIEAQFRNNGVYVRSQNDSCTTVPLSSIVMRNYRGNLNACETQLSGSATMASGVLNMRLSAPGMGSDGRPNTGSVDLEVNLGAVSGSEMTCLSAAQSAATSGVLTWFGSTDPTARASFGIYKAPIIYMRENF; encoded by the coding sequence ATGCCAAGGTTGATTAAAGGTTTATTAATCAATTTACTTTTAATCGTGATGCTAAGCTACTCTGGATTTGCTTGTGCTGTCGTAACGCAACTCAACAAGAACGGTGGTACAAACAGCAGCAATGGTCTACAGATTAGTATTTCAGAAACCACGCAAATGCAGGTCAAGCGACTGGGTAGTGGCCAACTTTACAACCCAGGATCATTCCCTGATAACAATTTATTGGATAATGGGGTCTACATACGCTTCAACAACAGAATGTATGGCTTGAGACACTTTGCCTATTCAACCCCGACAGCTTTCAACTCCGATAGCATTACCGCTGAGCAACCAACCACTGTTTCACAGGGCGTAACCCAAACCGCAACGTCCACGCTGGTGTTGACCTCTTCATCCTTAAGCACGCCTAGAGTCTCCATTGCATGGAAATACACCTACCCGCTCGATTACGTGACGGCAGAAGTCACGTTGACTATTCCTTTAACGGCAACGGTTAGCGCGAGTAACCCAGTGCGTTACTACCATGCAGTCGATACCTATCTGGGCGGTAGCGACAACGGTTGTGGGGTACGTTATACCGATACAAATGGCAAGTTAGTGGTCGGGACCTATCCGCTTTCAAACAACAACTGTCCCTCTAGCAATGCACTCCCCCCCAACTTAGATGTGGTGGAATCTTTCCGCGAACGCTCTGGTAAATTTGACCATTATTGCGTCGGTTTTTGGAGCGATTTTTGGAGCACAGCCTCAAACGCCCCTGGTTGTGCCATCAGCAAAACAGGCAGTCTCGCGGATACCATTTCTACAACCTATCAAGATACCGGCGCCGCGATTGAGTACGACTTTACTGCGCCCGGTATTTACACTTTTAGTTATGATTTTGTGGTCGGGTCAACCTTTGTGCCTAATTATGACCATCTTGAAATTCGCCATGGTGGTAGTGCGACCCTGTGCCCGGCTGAGATAAAAGTACTGGCTTGCCTGTCGTCTGCCGTGCCTTGCCCTGATAACCAATTGGTGAGCTCCGGCAGTTTGCAAGGCAGTTTAACTTTTTCACCGACGACGCCTGCTGTGAGCGAGTCCCCAGATCCGTTTGATGTTGGCTCGAACCAGTCGATTGCGACAGTGACTGTGCAAGGCACAGCCGCGGGGACTTATACCTTAGGAGCCACCGGGCTGACCAAAACCCCGTTGAGTGGGGTCAAGTGCTACAACACTGCCAACAATTCACAAAACTGTAGTTTCACCTTCACCAATACGCCTTGCGTAAGTACTTTTGAATGCATGGAAAACAGTCTCACGTATAACAACCTGCAAACTAATGGCTCTGCACGCAACCCACTTTACACCAAAGTGTTGGGGCAAAGTTTTGATGTTGATGTGGTTGCTTTGCTGGCCAATGGCGCTCAATCCTCAGGCTATAGCGCAACACTTGGCCTGACCGTCAATTTAGTGACTGACGATGCGGGCAGTTGTGGTTCGACCATTGTGGCCACCAAACAAGTGGCCTTTGCTGCCGCTGATAATGGGCGCAAAAAAGTCACGTTTGCCTCGACCGATTTGTTGCGGGCGTACCCTAATTTGCGCTGCAAAGTCACGGACCTCGCTTTACTCAAAACGGGTTGCTCTTCTGATAACTTTGCGGTTCGCCCACAGTCTTTAACAGTGGCATCCACGAATGCGACGCAGTCCTCGCCTTCTCCATCCTCCACCCCCGTATTCAAGGCTGGGGTGAGCAGTACAGATACAGGTACGAATTTTAATTTGAATACATCAAGTGGCGAACTGGGTTACAACGGCACCCCGCTGATTGATAACACCAAACTTGTTGCTCATTCGGGTGCGCCAGTGGTTGGTCAAGTCAATGGCAGTTTTCCGGCAGCCACGCTCGGTAGCAGCTCGGGCAATGCCTTTAAATACAGCGAGGTAGGCCACTTTAAAGTCTCCGCGCAAGGCGTTTATGACAACAGTTATACCGCAGTGGATAGCGCAAAAGGCGATTGTGATGATGTCAGCGCGCCTTTTGAAAATAACCCCAGCGTCACCCCTAAAAAATATGGATGTCGTTTTGGTAATACCTCAGAGAGCAGCTTTTTTGGTAGGTTTATTCCAGATCATTTTACCGTCACCCCCAATTTAGCCACCACCTTGGCGTGCAATACGTTTGTCTATTACGGCCAAGACACCGCCACCACTCCTGGGTTACTGACGCCGTTTACGCTGATCGCGCAGAATGCTGCCAACGCGACGACGCAAAACTACACAGGCAACAGTTACGCCAAGTTTGATCTTTCAGGCTGGAATAATTATCGCTTCAGTACCACACCGCTCAATGGCGCGACGTTATTAGCGAGTCAGATGTCGCCAGCCGTCACGGGTACCTGGAGCAATGGTACGGCCAGCGTCAGCGCACGTCATCGTTTGTCGCGGCCTGCATCAGAGGTCAACCCAGCCAATGTGGTGTTGTCTGCCCAGCCACAAGAAACAGACAGCACCGTGCTGATCGATTCCACGCAAACAGCACTCACGGGTAGCATTCCTTTCCGCTACGGGCGCTTGGCGGTCACGCCTGCCCATGGCTCCGAGCTTTTGCCCTTGGTGGTGCCGATAGAAGCGCAGTTCAGAAATAATGGGGTGTACGTCAGAAGTCAGAACGATAGTTGTACGACAGTCCCGTTGTCGAGCATTGTCATGCGTAATTACCGGGGTAATTTAAATGCGTGTGAAACGCAGCTTAGCGGTAGTGCAACCATGGCCAGCGGTGTGCTAAACATGCGACTTAGCGCGCCCGGCATGGGCAGTGATGGCAGACCCAATACCGGCAGTGTCGACTTAGAGGTCAATCTAGGGGCGGTGAGTGGCAGCGAAATGACGTGCCTGAGTGCCGCGCAGTCAGCCGCCACCAGCGGGGTATTGACATGGTTTGGCAGTACAGATCCCACTGCACGTGCCTCGTTTGGTATCTACAAAGCGCCCATCATCTACATGCGAGAAAACTTCTGA
- a CDS encoding PilN domain-containing protein, producing MSQQINLFEGGLVRAKDWFTLPFVALVYAVAAGVMFYLYTGFETDNAQLQIQRNQAVSQFEAMQKKFDTLALQVAPVDNSKLETELKNLQARFEMQSQMLAIFQQSVSSAADHLIDYMRALTAQQQPGLWLTGFKIEPASQHVSLSGQALQSEQIPLYLDLLSAQSVFTGTQFAGLQLKQQELRLPQTSLAATNAAQAPVSPAPEPAGVGKGAADAGSNAIPAVAAPVSTSPSPSAREDAQTLTVYAFEVKGRDMQTQAKRDNTLSWDAFVRQTSQAQPIAGK from the coding sequence ATGAGTCAGCAGATTAATCTGTTTGAAGGTGGTCTGGTTAGAGCCAAGGATTGGTTCACGTTACCCTTTGTCGCGCTGGTGTATGCAGTGGCGGCTGGGGTCATGTTTTATTTGTACACGGGTTTTGAGACAGACAACGCACAGTTGCAAATACAGCGCAATCAAGCTGTGAGCCAGTTTGAGGCGATGCAGAAAAAATTCGATACCTTAGCGCTACAGGTCGCGCCGGTGGATAACAGCAAACTAGAAACGGAGTTGAAAAACCTCCAGGCGCGTTTTGAGATGCAATCGCAAATGTTGGCCATTTTTCAACAATCGGTCTCCAGTGCCGCTGACCACCTGATTGATTACATGCGTGCCTTAACCGCGCAGCAACAACCGGGGCTTTGGTTGACAGGGTTCAAAATTGAACCGGCCTCGCAACATGTGTCGCTCAGTGGCCAAGCATTGCAGTCTGAACAGATTCCACTGTATCTGGATTTGTTGTCTGCGCAAAGTGTGTTTACGGGCACGCAGTTTGCCGGGCTACAGTTGAAACAACAGGAGTTACGCCTGCCACAAACGTCACTCGCGGCAACTAACGCTGCACAAGCGCCGGTGAGCCCAGCGCCTGAACCTGCCGGCGTTGGCAAAGGCGCGGCGGATGCCGGCAGCAATGCTATACCAGCTGTGGCTGCGCCGGTATCTACGAGTCCTTCGCCATCTGCACGCGAAGATGCGCAGACCTTGACCGTCTACGCTTTTGAAGTCAAAGGGCGCGACATGCAAACACAGGCAAAACGCGACAACACCTTAAGTTGGGATGCGTTTGTTCGTCAAACCAGTCAAGCCCAGCCGATTGCAGGAAAATAA
- the gspM gene encoding type II secretion system protein GspM: protein MRFEQLQTINDKWLALSQRERWMVFGAGLLAVVGLMDTFLLEPQRVQLASTQQEISKIQNDTATLTEKMTTLASQSAPQPINNAFQQQIDETNQKINSQSADLLKISSYMVPPQQMIALLKKLLQKHTDVQVEEMQSLPVVDFIEKQRKVLQASTAADSPVGTATGSSDEAWKNVPHVYQHSVKMRLKGKYFELMAYAQSLKAIGQTLAWETAELKADYPQSELTVQVYTLSGENAWLGI from the coding sequence ATGCGATTTGAGCAATTACAGACAATCAATGATAAATGGCTTGCGCTGTCACAACGTGAGCGCTGGATGGTGTTTGGCGCCGGCTTGTTGGCGGTGGTCGGTCTGATGGATACCTTTTTGCTAGAGCCTCAGCGCGTGCAGTTGGCAAGCACGCAGCAGGAAATTAGCAAAATTCAGAATGATACGGCCACGCTGACGGAGAAGATGACCACACTCGCCAGTCAATCGGCGCCGCAACCCATCAACAATGCCTTTCAGCAACAGATTGATGAGACCAACCAGAAAATCAACAGTCAATCTGCGGATCTGCTCAAAATATCTTCATATATGGTGCCGCCGCAACAAATGATCGCTTTATTGAAAAAGTTGCTGCAAAAACACACCGATGTGCAAGTGGAAGAAATGCAGTCATTGCCAGTGGTGGATTTTATTGAAAAGCAAAGAAAAGTATTACAGGCATCCACTGCGGCGGACAGCCCTGTTGGAACAGCCACTGGCAGTTCTGACGAGGCTTGGAAGAATGTGCCGCATGTCTATCAACATTCGGTAAAAATGCGCCTCAAAGGAAAGTATTTTGAGCTGATGGCCTATGCGCAGTCGTTGAAAGCCATTGGCCAAACGCTCGCTTGGGAAACTGCAGAGCTCAAAGCCGATTATCCGCAAAGCGAGTTAACGGTTCAGGTGTACACCTTAAGTGGTGAGAATGCATGGTTGGGGATTTAG
- the mshL gene encoding pilus (MSHA type) biogenesis protein MshL, with protein sequence MKTFVNTLGLMIIGTGLVGCTSNPFAPSNVSINPKIQNELATAVAKSQSQVTPPPKEVTDELFEPAKIEAPKALAKRVEPRFDLVVNKAPAAQVLMGIVSGSPYSIALSPELKGEISINLRDVTLFEALNSLRDLYGYEYKMNGKQIFVEPQTIQTRVFQVNYITGSRRGTSATRVTSGTASGSGAGGAAGVAGQAAVSNGFGNGTGTGVATGAGASGASNLQVYASDVSMRTNNDFWEEIGASLSGLVGEENGRKVIINAQSGIIMVKAMPKEIRQVEKFLSLMQVTVDRQVILEAKIIKVQLNRNSQQGINWAAVRNIRGRDYTFGNVDGNTTLGETGALTNGTLTSTVPGALSNSAPISIGGSMFALAVQGKNFSALLNFLETQGNVEVLSSPRIATINNQKAVLKVGNDAFYVTNVRTNVTTTTGGAIVTPDIQLQPYFSGISLDVTPQIDKDDNITLHVHPFISDVTQVNRTVNLSSANGGTYTIPTASSNINETDSIVRTKDGNVIAIGGLMSESVDNTRTKVPGLGDVKFLGNLFRQKDQASTKTELVILLKSTVVRGGESWAQDLLDSQDRVDKLKSDTSF encoded by the coding sequence ATGAAAACTTTTGTGAATACATTGGGTTTGATGATTATCGGCACCGGACTGGTCGGTTGTACCAGCAATCCGTTCGCCCCAAGCAATGTATCGATTAACCCTAAAATTCAAAATGAATTGGCGACCGCTGTGGCTAAGTCGCAATCGCAAGTCACCCCCCCTCCTAAAGAGGTGACGGATGAGTTGTTCGAGCCGGCCAAGATCGAGGCGCCAAAGGCATTAGCCAAACGCGTGGAGCCCAGATTTGACCTGGTAGTGAATAAAGCGCCGGCAGCACAGGTGCTGATGGGCATCGTGTCTGGTAGCCCTTACAGCATTGCTTTAAGTCCTGAGCTCAAAGGCGAAATCTCAATCAATTTACGCGATGTGACCTTATTTGAAGCACTGAATTCCTTGCGTGATTTGTATGGCTATGAATACAAAATGAATGGCAAACAGATCTTTGTTGAACCGCAAACGATACAAACGCGGGTATTTCAGGTCAACTATATTACGGGTTCACGCCGTGGCACCTCCGCGACCCGCGTCACCTCCGGTACTGCTAGTGGCTCAGGCGCTGGTGGTGCAGCCGGTGTGGCTGGCCAAGCAGCGGTATCAAACGGTTTCGGTAATGGGACAGGTACAGGGGTTGCAACTGGCGCTGGCGCCTCCGGTGCCTCTAATCTGCAAGTGTACGCCTCTGATGTGAGTATGCGGACAAATAATGATTTCTGGGAAGAAATTGGTGCATCCTTGAGTGGCTTGGTCGGTGAAGAAAATGGCCGTAAAGTCATCATTAATGCGCAATCCGGCATCATTATGGTGAAAGCCATGCCCAAAGAAATCCGTCAGGTTGAAAAGTTTTTGAGTCTGATGCAAGTGACGGTGGATCGTCAGGTGATTCTTGAGGCCAAAATCATCAAAGTGCAATTAAACCGAAATTCGCAACAAGGGATTAACTGGGCAGCGGTCAGAAATATCCGTGGACGCGACTACACCTTTGGTAACGTCGATGGCAATACCACCTTAGGCGAAACCGGCGCACTCACTAACGGCACACTCACCAGCACTGTGCCTGGTGCGCTGAGTAATAGCGCCCCCATCTCGATTGGTGGCTCAATGTTTGCGCTGGCCGTGCAAGGCAAAAACTTCTCGGCACTGCTAAATTTTCTTGAAACGCAAGGCAATGTAGAGGTGCTCTCTAGCCCGCGCATCGCGACGATCAACAACCAGAAGGCTGTGCTCAAGGTCGGTAACGACGCATTTTATGTCACGAACGTGAGAACCAATGTCACGACCACCACCGGCGGGGCGATTGTGACGCCTGATATTCAACTACAACCTTACTTTTCAGGCATTTCGTTGGACGTGACACCGCAGATTGATAAAGACGACAACATCACTTTGCATGTCCATCCTTTCATTAGTGATGTCACGCAGGTTAACCGTACCGTGAACCTATCGAGTGCGAATGGGGGGACGTATACCATTCCAACGGCGTCTTCCAATATTAATGAAACGGACAGTATTGTGCGCACCAAAGATGGCAACGTGATTGCGATTGGCGGTCTGATGTCTGAGTCGGTCGACAATACACGTACCAAAGTGCCCGGCTTGGGCGATGTGAAGTTTCTTGGGAATTTGTTCCGTCAGAAGGACCAAGCGAGTACTAAAACCGAATTGGTGATTTTGCTGAAGTCGACCGTGGTGCGTGGCGGTGAGAGCTGGGCGCAAGATCTACTTGATAGCCAAGATCGGGTTGATAAACTCAAGAGCGATACCAGTTTTTAG
- a CDS encoding ExeA family protein → MYLQHFGLKEYPFSITPDTSFYYATRSLQEALNTLLIAIQSGEGFVKITGEVGTGKTLLCRRLLKALAPNCKIAFIPNPYLDPHALLMTLATEFGVAFKPDFTHHDMIDALNRKLLTFAEEGRHVVVCLDEVQAMPLETLEALRLLSNLETEKHKLLQVVIFGQPELEQRLSHPSIRQLRQRIGFEYQLKGLQWAELGFYLNHRMHVAGYQGGMVFTPASMRLLYRYANGIPRLLNILAHKSLLSAFGRGQQGVSAEDVRAAIMDTQASVKAQHRWLEHGLKWWLTFHTAIAGLGR, encoded by the coding sequence ATGTACCTGCAGCATTTTGGCTTAAAAGAATATCCGTTTAGCATTACACCGGATACCAGTTTTTATTATGCAACGCGTAGTTTGCAAGAGGCACTCAATACGCTGTTAATTGCCATCCAGTCGGGTGAGGGCTTTGTCAAAATTACCGGCGAAGTCGGCACCGGCAAAACCTTGCTCTGTCGGCGTCTGCTGAAAGCCTTGGCACCGAACTGTAAGATTGCGTTTATTCCTAATCCTTATTTAGACCCGCATGCCTTACTAATGACGCTGGCCACCGAGTTTGGGGTGGCGTTCAAACCTGATTTTACCCATCACGACATGATTGATGCACTCAATCGCAAATTGTTGACCTTTGCAGAAGAGGGTCGGCATGTCGTGGTTTGTCTCGATGAAGTACAGGCCATGCCATTAGAGACGCTAGAAGCCTTACGTTTGCTAAGTAATCTCGAAACTGAAAAACACAAATTGTTACAAGTGGTTATTTTCGGCCAGCCGGAATTAGAGCAACGGTTATCTCATCCCTCGATTCGGCAGTTGCGGCAACGGATTGGCTTTGAGTATCAGCTCAAAGGCCTACAGTGGGCAGAATTGGGTTTTTATTTAAATCACCGTATGCATGTGGCCGGCTATCAGGGTGGCATGGTGTTTACGCCTGCTAGTATGCGTTTGCTGTATCGCTATGCGAATGGTATCCCAAGACTGCTTAACATTTTGGCGCATAAATCCCTGTTATCCGCCTTTGGTCGCGGCCAGCAAGGGGTGTCTGCAGAGGATGTTAGGGCTGCCATCATGGATACGCAGGCGAGCGTGAAGGCGCAACATCGCTGGTTGGAGCACGGCCTGAAATGGTGGCTGACGTTTCATACTGCCATAGCGGGTTTGGGTCGTTAG
- a CDS encoding tetratricopeptide repeat protein, producing the protein MSLINQVLQNVEARQGGATLEVNAGAMWGAQVKPVVSYHGSDAMAGMTKWAGGLVLLALMVGLLMNGPKLLARWMPAAPAPSPLLSASGQIAPVPVAVAQTQPTFEHPQLTKSLFSAWNNPVTVPVASKRSAIVGAGHQARSPQVEGEYSIRAVDNTAASTMVSAVEPPSDVVALVTPTKAYEDASGARGVVNKSVHPEQEVNLLIQRAVDQEQKGRLNEALVILRQALSSYPQSEDARQLLATYLFDAQQAQEAVALLQAGIKQFPNQISLSKALARWQLAHAQAEGVLLTLKPVANSLSQDAESQWMLAMAYQQTGQHSAALPHFDRATQLRPGHAQWMVAYAISLQAAGQSAPALQQLQLAYQLPLSERLSEFVGQRIRQLGGTSVVRGE; encoded by the coding sequence TTGAGCTTAATCAATCAGGTATTACAAAATGTGGAAGCCCGCCAAGGCGGTGCCACCCTAGAGGTGAATGCAGGCGCCATGTGGGGGGCACAAGTGAAGCCGGTGGTGTCTTACCATGGCAGCGATGCGATGGCCGGGATGACTAAGTGGGCAGGGGGTCTCGTGTTGCTTGCGCTGATGGTTGGTTTGCTGATGAATGGCCCCAAGCTGCTAGCGCGCTGGATGCCAGCTGCGCCTGCGCCATCTCCGCTGCTATCCGCTTCCGGACAGATTGCCCCGGTGCCGGTGGCTGTGGCCCAGACGCAACCCACTTTCGAGCATCCACAGTTAACCAAATCGCTTTTTAGCGCTTGGAATAATCCCGTGACTGTGCCGGTGGCCAGCAAACGCTCCGCCATCGTCGGCGCTGGTCATCAAGCGCGGTCGCCACAAGTCGAAGGTGAGTATTCTATTCGTGCTGTCGATAATACGGCAGCCAGCACCATGGTCTCGGCCGTTGAGCCGCCATCCGATGTAGTTGCCTTAGTCACACCAACCAAAGCCTACGAGGATGCGTCTGGCGCCAGAGGCGTGGTGAATAAGTCCGTGCATCCCGAGCAGGAGGTCAACTTGCTGATTCAACGGGCGGTTGATCAAGAGCAAAAAGGCCGATTGAATGAAGCGCTCGTCATTTTGCGCCAAGCATTAAGTAGTTACCCGCAATCAGAAGATGCAAGACAGTTGCTAGCGACTTATTTGTTTGATGCGCAGCAAGCGCAGGAGGCGGTTGCGCTGCTGCAAGCGGGGATCAAACAATTTCCTAATCAAATCAGTTTGTCTAAGGCGTTAGCACGTTGGCAGTTGGCACATGCGCAAGCCGAGGGCGTTTTGCTCACACTCAAGCCGGTTGCCAACAGCTTGTCACAAGATGCGGAGTCGCAATGGATGTTGGCCATGGCTTACCAACAAACTGGCCAACACAGCGCTGCGCTGCCGCACTTTGATCGCGCGACGCAATTGCGGCCCGGGCATGCGCAGTGGATGGTCGCTTATGCCATTTCACTGCAAGCGGCTGGTCAATCTGCCCCCGCCTTGCAACAGTTACAAC